Sequence from the Mustela erminea isolate mMusErm1 chromosome 8, mMusErm1.Pri, whole genome shotgun sequence genome:
AGGGCAGTGTGTATCACAGGATGGACGtgcaaatatttgttggatgaataattgttttcttgaagcaatagaaatcaaaacacaaCATAAAATACACTTTCAAAAACCAGATTATGCCAATGAGGACAATATACGAATGCTCAGAATTCTCAGCTTGTTGTTTATAACTTGTGATATCAAATTGTCAAAAAGTTGTATAATTGCTCTTCAATAATCTCAGAGAAGGCAGCTGAGTTAAGAACATTattgccggggcgcctgggtggctcagtgggttaagccgctgccttcggctcaggtcatgatctcagggtcctgggatcgagtcccgtatcgggctctctgctcagcagggagcctgcttccttctctctttctctctgcctgcctctcagtgtacttgtaatttctctctgtcaaataaataaataaaatctttaaaaaaaaaaaagaacatattattgCCTACCAATAGAACACTCTTTTTTccagaaatcaagaattgggcTATCCTAAATCATTTACCTTCTTTATAATTGAGGGGTTATTCAGGTATCTGGACAAATGTGGCAGCTTCAAATACAAAAGCTATTTCCATTTGAACATGACTTCCATAATGAATTTTGAAagtgttattcttttttcaaataaaagaaaattaagaaagtgattttatttcagtATGTTGGGTTTTTATGAAGTTTTTGGCAGAATTGTGAAAATGTCCTTCAAAGAGTAGCCTAGAAATATCTTCAGGACATCACATCTCCCTATGGCCAAACAGAATCAAGAGTGTCTGTGTAACTTCCTTCCATGTGTTAAGTAGTCAGGAACTATTTCACAGAGTACTGAGTTTTATATTTTGACATATCAAATCCCCAATAACAACCTTGAGCTTAGAAAACATGATCTAAATATAACTAATTCCCTCCTTGTAAATCTTAgtacttttgttttaataaaaatttcacacTGTTCATAACAGGtttctctggggaaaaaacatttcttaaaacaaaGGCAATCATATACCCTAACtctgaacaacaacaacgacaaccataaagtaaacatttattgaatacttctaATGGACGAGGCACTGAGTTAAGAGCTTTATCCCTATCGGTGAGTAAACTGACATAGGGAGATTAGGGAACTTCCTTAAAATTAGTTAGTGGCATTCAATAATTCCGTATACTGcttcacaaagaaaaatatataattcaatgtTATGTTttcttcacaaagaaaaatataattcaatgTTATGTTTTGGAAACAGAGTCAACTCTTGCTGACAATTTCTAAGACTGAtgattctatattcttttttctttggttgttgGAAACCAAATCAGAAGTCTATATTATGAGTAGAAAGAATATGTGCTTGGGTCCTTATATGGAATATGAATCTAAATCAGTGGGAGGCTTTATTTATGCACATTTCCTCAATTTTTTGGAAGTCTCTAGGttgtatacattttaataatatatagtgacatatatatatatatatatatatatatatatataatattagtgACATTCCACTCAAAATTGtataatgaatattatttcaCTTCAGAGGCAATCAGTATTTGATTTGCGCCTGTAGCCATGAATCTTGTTGAACTACATGTCCAAAATGCTCCCTAACTTTCTTTGGCTAAATATCTTGGCTCGTTTATGATGACATTGAAGAAGATGCTATGTCAGACACCtggaatctaaaataaaacttttccggggtgcctgggtggctcagtgggttaaagcctctgctttcagctcaggtcatggccccggggtcctgggatcaagccccacatcaggctttctgttcagcagggagcctgctcccccccctccccccgacgcctgcctctctgcctacttgtgatctctctctgtcaaataaataaataaaatctttaaaataaaacttttccattttcatatatCTCACACttggttattttgtttcttcaactctgatcactttaaaaaagtttgtttCTGGAGTTTCTCTACTTCCTGGAGGTCACCACCTCACTACTAAAGTGAGGTATGGTACTTCTGTAAGACTTTGATAAATATTGTCTAAAGCTGGAGAATTACTGAACTTGTTTTGGTCAGCTTGgcctatatttcattttttaaactttatgttcTTTTGCTTGTAAGTTTTCTAGTCCCCTCCCCCTAGAATTCTTCCAAGATTTAAGTCAATTGGAAAGTTCTCAGTACCAAGTGGCTAAGAAAGAAATACTCACGTGCACCtagaccaccaccaccatccataCCTTATAATGATGCCCTATAGCAATAGGGAGCACCGATCTGCTTCCCTGGTAGGGTGGGAAAGTATTAAGGATTTTCTAGAGCAGTTGAAATTTGATAAAGACTGTTTCAACTTGTTTATTGCACCTAACTAATGGGTTCTTTGTACAATAGACATATGTCCCTGAAAAGACAACATAGGTTATTTCTCTAACTTATGTTTTCCAATGGTAGTAGcttaatttctgggtttttttttctgtcttatgtagctagagacaaaaaaaagtataaaacaaataagcatggagatgaaaagtacagcatagagattATAGTCAGTAATACTATAACAATGTATGGTGACCGATGGTGACTACATTAGTGAGAACTGAGTAACATAGAGTAGAACTGTtcaatcactgtgctgtacacttgaaactaatataatatgtcAACTAaacttcaataataaatttttaaatggtacaATGGTCTCATATTCAAGAATATTATGAATTTCTACAGAAAAGGGGAGATGTGGAAGGATGGACTCTTCCTTAAGCACCTggaatgaaataatttctttgtctCCGATTCAGAATACATCATCACCTACACTATGATTTTCTGGAAAGGAACTATTGAAATagcaaaattctaattttactttGTAACACTACCATGATTGGACCAAGCGCGTAAAGGTCCAGCATTTGTGGGGCATGGTGTCCTTGCAAAGatttttagaacaaaacaaaacagaaaatcttaacaGATGATAGAGAAAAATGATACCAAAGTATTTAATGTCACATtccaatattaaaatttaaatttaggtttttttcaaataagttgatgtaattttcctttttgcttgaAAATTTTCGAGACTTAATTTTAAGAGGTAACATAGTATGAGATATTAATTTTCATGGGGAAAATAAAACTCTATTTCCTCCATTATAGAGATGAACACAAtttgtttaagaaattttaaaaaattacttctaaCTTTCTATTGTAAATGTATATTAACCCACGAAGGTCATTTATTGTCTCAGGATTTCAGTTCTGGCATCAGTGAAGTCCCTAGGATTTAGAATAAATACTAATTAAGAGGAAAACTCCAGTCCCAAACACCCTCTCTAGTCTAAGGGGTCATTCACTTACCTGGGGTTCTGGCAGGCACTCCCAGCAGTGTCTCTACCCTTCACCACATCTGGGACATTTTCATCTTTCAAATGCTCCTCTGCTTCTTGTAGGGGCCTGGTTTCAGAGGGGGAATGTTCAGGTTCTCCAACACACTCTTCTCTCTGATCCGTTTCGATGTGAATTAAAGGCACTTCTCTTGAGCAAAGTGACCTCCTGGTGCGGTTTACAGGCATAGTCCCATTACACGaagaagtttcctttttaaaagaatctaaacTGTTGTGGTTTGTAAGAGGAGCAGCTTTGCTCTGAGACAACACCGAGGGCTGTTTGCTTTCGGTAACGGAGCCTTTCCTTGGGTTATCAATGGGCTCCTGAAGAAAAAGACTTGGCCCACTTTGCACTCTGCTTGAAGCTGGTCTGTTTGCACATTTCTCCACTTGCATGGGAGAGCCACCAGAGGCAGGATCAACCTCAGCTGCCTCGGCATCATCCACTATAATTTTGTTCTTCTGCATGAGGGCTTTGATTGAGTTTGCCCACGTCTCGTGAATTAACATGTTGGTGATCTGGTCAGTTCCACCTCTCCAGTACAAGCAAGAGTCAGATTTGCAGAGACCCGAGGAGGAAGCGCTACTGACTGGATGTACACTTAGGAAATCTTGCTGGCTGTTTTGAGCGAAGCCATCTAAAGAGTTGGCTTTGATGGGTGCATTCACTGTCAGCCTGGCCCCCAGGGATCTGCTATCTGGCATGGACGACTGTCTGTAACACAATGGGGATCGCAGAGAAGGTGACAATAAACCAACGGTCCAATCCTGGCTGCTTCGTCTGGAGGAGGTGCTgtccctgctttctctttcaatGTCCCTCAGCATGTACCTATAAAACTCCTCGGTTATGCTCTCGGTGCTGGACTGCTTAGAGGGACAGCTTGGCCTCACACTGAGATGGTCATTTTTACGACATGCCTGTTGCATGGCCGAGTTCAGGATGCTGCTGGCGTTCTTGCCCGCATAGTAATCCAGCAGTAACTCAAaccctcttccttcattttccatCTGGTTCACCATGAACCTGGAAAACTCCTCAGTGATGCTTTCACAGCTGGACTGCTTGGAGACAGAGCTGGCCCTGCTAACTGGCTGACTTAGGGTACTCATTAAACCCAGGCTGTTTACATAAGCCTGGGCGTTCGAGTCTTCCTCTGGGATGCTTTCACAGCTGGAGGCCTTCGGCCGGTTCCACCTGTCTCCACTGAGTAACCGGTTCCGGGGATGGCTCTGGGCTTGCCAGCCGCCGTCCACCGTGGAGAACTCTGTTAGGTTCATGATCTTGGCTGCCACTTCGTTTGCAAAAATACTGACAGAATCCGGGACATCCTCAAGGTTCATCGACTCATCCATGACCCTGTTCATCAGCTTCTCCTTAAGCTCCGGGTGCTCATCGGTTTTCCTCTTGATCTCGCTGAGTCTTGGTGGTTTGTGCTTCCTCACTGCGGCCCCACCGGTCtggctttccttcttcctcttcaagGACCGGCAGGATACGTTCGGGGAAACCGGAAACTCATTCCCTCTCTTCCACGCACAGAACCAGGGTTGTTTTCCATTTGAGTTGTCAAGGCAAATTGCTGCGATTTCAGTTGCCATGGAGACAATCATCTCTGCTAATTCTTCCGCGAAGTCCGTAATGCAGTATATATCTGCCTGTTTTGCCTGTAGCTCAGGTTGAGCAGGAAGCAGCGAGTCATTCCCTAACAATGACAGGTTCACTTGAACTTCATTGTTTAGAGGGGAGGCACGGTTATACTTCTCCTGGGCGTTTGCACTGGCGCCATCCTCTGCGTCCTGGGAACCTCTGCTGCCCTTGCGCACTGCCAGTGTGCACTCTCCCTCCGAAGTGGCTCCGTACTCATTCTCACTGTGCCTGCGCATTGGATGAGGGTCGTTTAGGTCTTCTCCTGCCGTTGCTTTTTGATCTATTTCTCTGGGGGGTGTTTTAGCAGTTGAAGAATGAGGCTCTCTGGGTCTACGGGGCCACTGAGATTGCAGCATGGGGTTCTGGAAGAGGCCTGGCTTCGCTGGGCCCTTGCTATTTTGCTTCGGACACACATCATCTACAAGATCATTGATCACAAGACTAGCGCAGCGTGGATTGCTGAGTGGATAGCTGCTGGAATACTCAATGGCTTTGGTCCATGCTAGACTGCCAGCCTGGTCAGGTGGCCGGCAGCCCAATTCCGTTTCCGTCCAGCTTAGGGTTTCATTAGCGAGGACAGCGGGGCCTTCCCCAAGTTGTACAAAATGACTCATCTTCTTGAACGTAAAGCATATCACTCGGAAGAGCAGCTGACTGGCACTTTCCATCAAGGTGTCGAGGGTTTCAGGTGAATGCCTGCTGTCGTTGCGatcaagtattttgtttttctggtgagCTTCATCAATGGAATGCTTCAGGATAACATTGGACAGGGTCTGTGCCAGATCATTCCTGAGGACATTTTCTGAGCTGACATTTTCAAAGACCTGAGGCCTTGAAGCAGTTTCTATGATTCTCTTGCTCATGGATTCCATGAGGTCTCCAATGCTGCTGCAGGGACTAGGCCTTGTTAAAACCAGAGCAGCCTCCTTGAGCAATGCCCAAGCAATGGCCTCATTTCCAAGCTCCAGGCTCCCCGCTGTCGCCAGACTGCAGAGCGGGGGGACAGCTGCACAGGCCTCAGCTGCACAGGAGAGGCCACTCGGAGCCTTCGCCTCTCCTGTTTCACCCAGGCCACACACAGCAACAGCACTCGCCACCTGAGTCATGCCACACAGAGCAGATGGAAAGGAGTATTCACTGATGGAAGGCTCCTTGAGTACTTGGGATATTTGAGTTTGCAGTGGTTCAGGGCCTCCCATTGGAGGCGCTGAAACCAAAGATTCTTGCTCCATTTTGAGCCTTTCTGTGGCCTGAGGGCTGGAAATGGTTCCAATCACAGTGGCCGCGCAAGCCAGTGCAACTTCTAGAGCACTCTGAGGGTGTCTGCTGGAGTTCTTTCCAGAGAGGACACCTGAGGTTTCAACGGAGACCTCCACCTCAGACCAAGAGGGGATGCCCGCCTCAGGGGCAGCATCACTGCCATCTGGACTCTGAACAATGACAATTTTGGGGAGCTTGTTCCATGACTGAGGGACCACCATACCTTTAGTGGAACAGCCACTGGGTAGCAGAGCATTTCCGACAGAAACACTGACTGCGGAATCTTGGGGCCATGTAGGCTGAGACTGGGACAACCGAATAAATGCATCTTGCAGCACGGATTCTGCTAAATTTGTAGCATACTCGCCAGTAGTGGCTTCTCCATCCTGTTTGGGAGGAAAGGAGTTTGTGCCATCTTCATGGTCCCCTGGATCCAAGCTGTTGTCATGCTTAGCGAGGGCACTATATATGGGAGGCCCACCGTTCTTAACCATCCTGGAGAAGTAAGCATCCCCAGGAATATATGGTGCCTGTGATTTTTCCACGTGAcctttaacattttctaaataataataatttgtggCTGGCCTCTTATTCTGCACAGCTTCACCTTTCCATTCCAATGGCTCGGGTGATGCACTGAGGCTCTTCAAAGGGGTGTCTTCTACTTTTTTCACCGATCCTTCTGCCTTCGTCATTGGATGGTATTTGCCAATATATTTGTCTTCCAGAGCATAAAGCATCTTTTCCTTGTTGTTCCATTCCTCCTGAGTGGCTTCCTTTGGTCCTTTACTTTCCAAAACATTAGCTGAGACATTTATATTCTCATAACCTATTGAAGACAAAATGAGGGCCCGCCATTACTTTTTGGATAGCAAGATCTCatgagattactttttaaaaatgccttattaaaaaaaaaaaaagtaacaattactttttaaaaatgccttataGCACCAGGGGTGGTTCTCTCCCCCCCGCCCAAATAAACAGCATTTAGAAAGACAAATGAATCCGAAAATGTTTTTGAGTTTCATTATAGAACCACACTCAACAAAATGTCTTTCGATGTGGGCTATAAATGTCTGCaccagagtgggagaagatggCAGTGGGAGCTGAGTGCGGatccttactttctttctttaaagatttttatttatttatttgagagagagagagagagagaggggagagggagaaagagcacgagGGGggtgaaggaggggcagagggaaagggacaagccgACTGATtcgggggcttgattccaggaccctgagatcatcacctgagctggaggcagatgcaaaactgattgagccacctggatgccctTGGCTCCATGGGGAAAGTAACCCAGACAGTTGCATCTCAGAGCTTCCCAGTGCAcatggaaggaggagggagaatgtTTACAGCAACCTCCATAGTAAGCTTTGCTGCAAAAGCTTTGCTGCCAAAATTTGCTCTGAAGTTTGGGTGGGACTTGTCCCAGGGACTGAAAACAGCAGGGTCCCTTCTTCTGTGGCTAAGAGTGGGGGAAGAAGAACACATTGTTCACTGAGCTCTTTGAATCTGTCATTCAAAACTGAATAAAGGCTAAGGGCTAAGTACTCTCCTGCCTTATTTCCTTATGTCCTTACCGTAAATAACAGGTAAATGTTATAAATACATAGAGCTGAATATAGTAAGTGTTAAGCAGTGCTAAGAGGCACTATTACACTCCCAAATACTGGATaaagaaactggggctcagaaggACTAGGTAACCAAACCAGGCTTCCCAGCCTCTAAGAGGCAGTGCAAGAATTAGGCCAGTTTAAGTTGGCATCAGCTAATGGTGGCTTTATGGAAGTCTCAGGGAAGATAACTTTCATCCCTGTGATAGTCTTAGTCTCTTGGCAGGCAGCAGGATGTCCTTCAGCATCCCCAAGGCATCTTTAGGGAAACGGAGCCATCCAACCATTGTGTCAAAGTGCTTGAGTCGGCAGCTCACTCATGGTCTGTTATCCTTCTGTCCTCCCTAAACTCTGTAAGTGAAGATTATGGTGTGTCAGCCAAACCGACATGGCCTGAAACTTTCCTGAAATCCCAGTCATTTTTAGAGGGTGACTAATGCGCGTTTGTTTCATGGGGCCGTTCTCACCGCTCCTATAGTCTTCCacctcattttcctcctccaagTGCTCAGAGGCGGTGAGAAAGTCCTCCTCGATTGAAGACAGGGAGCAGTTGGTGTCATCCTCCACTTTTAAGATACTTGTTTCCAGATGGAGCTGCCGCTCCTGCACCAGTTCAAGACCGATCAAAAATTTGTTGATTTCAAAGATGATGCAGTTGGTACTGTTTGCCCTATTCCCTCTTGCACACTGGACCAAGCAGATATCTGGCAGCCAAGGGCACTGAAAGTAGAGAGgaataaacatatttattgaaagagagaataaaaaaccATCACTTCTGACCTTTCTTCTTCTACCAGTCTTTCTTGTTACAAGGAATGGGGGACATTTAAAATACTTGGAATATCTTCTGGGCTTCGATGGATGCATTGCTTGAAAAAAAATTCGAGtgctattcaaaaataaatagcataaataaataggaaaataaagcaCACAAGGTACCCAGGAGAAAGTCTGACTTTGGGGAAACTACACCAGTTGCATCACATATTTTTGTTGTCTCCTGCTAAAGCAAAAGTGGCACCGGGCAAAGTTAAACAGGTTAAGGAAGATTTTCTTCAAAGctcttaaattagaaaaaaggacCAGAACGGAGCTGGATCACAACTCCATTGAAACAAAAGGGCCGTGGGCTTTTTAAGAGCTGTTATCATgtatggggagatggaaaggagaagggagttgagggaaattggaaggggaggtgaaccatgagagactatggactctgaaaaacaacttaagggttttgaaggggcgggggatgggaggttgggggagccaggtggtgggtattatggagggcaccgattgcatggagcactgggtgtggtacataaacaatgaaatctgttacaATGTttatgtggtacataaacaatgaaatctgttacactgaaaagaaattaaaaaaaataatggatacaAGATGTTGATGTTACAGAActtcaagaaaacagaatttcttagaaattacataaaaatttttctaGTTGCCTTCGTTAATACAAATCTTTCTTTATGTCAGAATGTTGGaacaaaaacctcaaaaagtTATCGAATCCCAACCTAGTAAAGTCCGTACTTTTGTAAAATGgttttgtggtctctctctaccACTACATTGGAAACCTTAAAAAGCACAAGTGTTTGTTTTTGCCCTGACCTATTCTGTGACTTTCATTCtgtatattagattttttttttaatgtctttgtttcCTCAACTACACAATAAAAGTTaacctgtcaaaaaaaaaaaaaaaaaaaaaagaaagaaaaaagaaagagctggTGTCAGACAGCTGCAGGCCATCTGGACTTGCTGACTGGCTTATGTGCATGGGAGGAAGTGGTTTTGGAACTTGGAGTCAGGCTCCTGCTGACCTTAGGCTCCCATCCTTCCACAGAGAAAGGGACACTATCTTCTTTGATGATCTTACTTCAGAGATGGTTCTCAGGTCTTTGAAAAAGACactcctagggcacctgggtggctctgtgggttgagcctctgctttgggctcaggtcatgatcccagggtcctgggatcgagctccccatcaggggtctctgctcagcagggagcatatttccccacttctctctgcctgcctttctgcctacttgtgatctctgtcaaataaataaataaaatcttaaaaaaaaaaaaaaaacaaaccttaaaaaaaaaaaaaaaaagaaagaaagaaaagaaaaaagaaaaagacactccTGGCTTATAAACCTGGGAAGAGGCTTTTCAAATGGTTTTCATCTTAAAGGGGCAGAGATTCCTAACCATGTTTTCTAGGGTAAATATTCTGAGAAAAAGGGGCTTCAGTGCTTCTAGTCTGGGAGAAGACAGCTGGAAGTCTAGTCGAGCTGAGGGGAATGTTAAGGCTGTCTTGGTCACCATGATCCTTTTCTGCTTTGGTGATGTTCAGTAAAGCCTGTGTCAGTATTTCAGTGTTTCTATTAACTACAGTTAGAATTTATAATGTGTGTTGCTCATCTGAAGAAGCAGACACAATGAGGTATAAAGAAATTCACTGGAAGAGCACTGATTATCTTGAAAAGGCCAGCATATGAAGAAAGCAGTGATGAGGAGGCTTAAATCATTGGGTGGTGTCCCTGTGAGACctattaattttcttctgttctagGGCGACAGACTatatcccctttttttttttaagattttatttatttatttgacggacagagatcacaagtaggcagagaagcaggcagagagcctgatgcggggctcaattctaggaccctgggattttgacctgagccgaaggcagaagctttaactcactaagccactcaggcaccccaacagacCATATCCTTATTCTCCACTACACACATTTTGCTATCCATATCGTTGTTCATTAGAATAGCAAAAAATTTCAATTGCTCCTGCACAGAAGACTAGTAAATTACAAACATATCTGTgcattgggatttttatttttatgaagggAATAATAATATGCTGATTCACAgtaatttttaacagaaaattttttGAATGGAAATGGGAGTTAGTGGTGAGAAacctaaataaatttatattaaggTGGAATTTGAAATGTTTGGAGGAAGTAGtttatgtataaatgtgtgtCTTATAAAAAGGAAGGGGTTCAAAGAAGGGGTTCATAACCTTACTTTTCAAAGTCTAGTTGTAGACTAGCAGCCTTGGCATCACTTGGCAGCTGGTTAGAAATCTATAATCCTGGGAGCCACCTCAGATCCAGTaaatcagaatttgcattttcaagaaaaatcttTTGGTGATTCCTGCATGTATTaatatttgagaaccactggtctgtAGCTTTTATGAAATTCACAAAGGGTCTGAGATTCCCCCACAATGACAAGGAACTACTGCTGTAGAGTAACAGTAGCTGGCTTGATTAATTTTACTTCTACTGAATTCAGATATACTAAACTAACCTGAAATTTAAAAGATGCTTTTTGGGTGTCTATTAAATGCAAGGTGTGCTGGGAGATACAAACATAAATTGATGGGGGATGGGGACCGGAAGGTGGGGCACAAAATACTGTCAGTGGACAGGCATGAATACCAATAATTATAAAGTTGAACCAAATGAAATTACCATATTTATAGGTAAAATGGTTCCGTATTGACCATTTCATACCATTtaggttaaatatatataacataaagttttatatattgtGGCAGGAATCAAAAGAGGTATTAGTACATCAGCATGAACTGTTAAGTAATACCTCAAAATAAACTTAGAGAAAGGATTGTAGTGTATGTGCAATGTTCCATGGCTATTGCATTCatagacagaaaatttattttcttaactctCTTCTTGAAAGTAAATAAACATCCTAGGAGTCTTAGGTAAATGAGGGTCAAATGATATGCATCCTATAAAATAATGGCaggtataattatataatgtttaTTGTCATCTATTAGGTGCTTTGACAATCCTATTACCtttaatataaacattatttctgtgaGGTTGGTGGTGCCATTACTCTTTTACAGAGGAGACATCAGGCACAAAAAGGCTAACTGATCCTTTCAGAAATATAAAGTGGAAGAGCCAGCATTGCAATCCAGGCCTGTTGGACTCCAATTCCTGTGTCCCTTCCAATTCACCCCGTGGCTTCCTGGTCTAATCAACGTGCAATTTAGAAAGGAGGGTGGTTTGCACCTGGACCTCCTTGAACTCATGCATGCCTGCAAGTATATcttattattatacataatatgCATCTCAGAAAAAATATGCATCTCAGAAAAGTAATTGatcttatttgcattttccatttaatattttacttgacTATTGGCTGTTGTCATgatttttcttaagatattttaGAGACTTATCCTAAGGCTCTATAAAGGATGGttggaggaaggaaaatgtcATGCCAACTTCTCATTCAATGCTCACTGGTATATATTCATtagtcgagagagagagagagagagagagagcgagcatggcaGGAGacgaacagagggagagaaaaagagagaatcctaagcaggcttcatactcagcacagagctggatgcagggcttgatctcacaaccctgagacatcatgacctgagctgaaatcaagtgtgggactcttaaccaactgagtcacccaggcacccctctattcaTTAGTCTTTTGCAACACATAAGTATGGATAGTTGTGCATgagtttatataaatttaataatattcataataaataagGTCAAAGAGAATGTCAGACTATGTAAGCTGCTCCCTAAAAGCAAGATGTCCAGCTTATTTACCACTGTATCCTCAACACCTAGAAAAGTGATGAACActtataatatacaatatattcattcattcaaccaatatttactgtgtttttaatatttacatatgaatgaataaggtatattataaatattttcttacattttttcagTTGTACAATTTAATTGTCAAGTAATGTGGGAATATAAAAAAGCAATAGGGTCATTTGTGAACTGGAAAGATGAAggcatgaataaataaagagaaaagtattcataaataaagaaattccTCTGGAGTCACATTATCCTTGTGACAGTATTCTATTTCTCTTCCCCAAAGGAGCCTGGTCAGATTGTAAATGGATGATAATTCTTACTGTGCATAGTAGTCCACCCTGGTATCTTATTTTGATTGACTgactgattgactgattgatttggGATAGaaggggggaagagcagagagagagggagagaaagaatcttaagctggctccatgcccagcacaaaggCCCATGTGACACTTAATCTCATGaaggtgagatcatgacctgagctgaaatcgagagtcagatgcttcacagactgagccacacaggtggcttttattttgctttaaataatgttttctttctacttcacctttcttcaattttttggacaTGGAAAGAAAACACTGCATTTGAATAGACCTCGAGGtgtcttcttattattttattaaatcactATGTTTAGTCTCTGAGAATGgagaaaaggtattttttttaaatctctgttttATAGAATAGGAAATTATAGTTGAGAGAAGCAAGGTAACTTG
This genomic interval carries:
- the SPHKAP gene encoding A-kinase anchor protein SPHKAP isoform X5: MATPFSPYPAMWVVEPNSPTSLSAALYTRRHSQESSNLESPLMYEVSAAQEGIASGFLRGGLGSSITACKKVLCSNSLLESTDYWLQNQRTPCQIGFVEDKSENCASVCFVNLDVNKDACSTEHLQQKLVNVSPDLPKLISSMNVQQPKENEIVLLSGLTSGNLQADFEVSQCPWLPDICLVQCARGNRANSTNCIIFEINKFLIGLELVQERQLHLETSILKVEDDTNCSLSSIEEDFLTASEHLEEENEVEDYRSGYENINVSANVLESKGPKEATQEEWNNKEKMLYALEDKYIGKYHPMTKAEGSVKKVEDTPLKSLSASPEPLEWKGEAVQNKRPATNYYYLENVKGHVEKSQAPYIPGDAYFSRMVKNGGPPIYSALAKHDNSLDPGDHEDGTNSFPPKQDGEATTGEYATNLAESVLQDAFIRLSQSQPTWPQDSAVSVSVGNALLPSGCSTKGMVVPQSWNKLPKIVIVQSPDGSDAAPEAGIPSWSEVEVSVETSGVLSGKNSSRHPQSALEVALACAATVIGTISSPQATERLKMEQESLVSAPPMGGPEPLQTQISQVLKEPSISEYSFPSALCGMTQVASAVAVCGLGETGEAKAPSGLSCAAEACAAVPPLCSLATAGSLELGNEAIAWALLKEAALVLTRPSPCSSIGDLMESMSKRIIETASRPQVFENVSSENVLRNDLAQTLSNVILKHSIDEAHQKNKILDRNDSRHSPETLDTLMESASQLLFRVICFTFKKMSHFVQLGEGPAVLANETLSWTETELGCRPPDQAGSLAWTKAIEYSSSYPLSNPRCASLVINDLVDDVCPKQNSKGPAKPGLFQNPMLQSQWPRRPREPHSSTAKTPPREIDQKATAGEDLNDPHPMRRHSENEYGATSEGECTLAVRKGSRGSQDAEDGASANAQEKYNRASPLNNEVQVNLSLLGNDSLLPAQPELQAKQADIYCITDFAEELAEMIVSMATEIAAICLDNSNGKQPWFCAWKRGNEFPVSPNVSCRSLKRKKESQTGGAAVRKHKPPRLSEIKRKTDEHPELKEKLMNRVMDESMNLEDVPDSVSIFANEVAAKIMNLTEFSTVDGGWQAQSHPRNRLLSGDRWNRPKASSCESIPEEDSNAQAYVNSLGLMSTLSQPVSRASSVSKQSSCESITEEFSRFMVNQMENEGRGFELLLDYYAGKNASSILNSAMQQACRKNDHLSVRPSCPSKQSSTESITEEFYRYMLRDIERESRDSTSSRRSSQDWTVGLLSPSLRSPLCYRQSSMPDSRSLGARLTVNAPIKANSLDGFAQNSQQDFLSVHPVSSASSSGLCKSDSCLYWRGGTDQITNMLIHETWANSIKALMQKNKIIVDDAEAAEVDPASGGSPMQVEKCANRPASSRVQSGPSLFLQEPIDNPRKGSVTESKQPSVLSQSKAAPLTNHNSLDSFKKETSSCNGTMPVNRTRRSLCSREVPLIHIETDQREECVGEPEHSPSETRPLQEAEEHLKDENVPDVVKGRDTAGSACQNPSDSLDAREVTGAEVSAEGRAPDEFPNLSGSSGESTDSWSQLANEEDNPDDTSSFLQLSERSMSELVEEKETLKGQSENIEEGASRVPVGAASPQGSLLVINFDLEPECPDAELRATLQWIAASELGIPTIYFKKSQENRIEKFLDVVRLVQQKSWKVGDIFHAVVQYCKVHEEQKEGTPSLFDWLLELG